From the Cyclopterus lumpus isolate fCycLum1 chromosome 25, fCycLum1.pri, whole genome shotgun sequence genome, the window tactatactatgatttatttagacataaaataatataacataattatttttttcgacatactatactatgatttatttagacatacaatattataacataattacttttttcgacatactatactatgatttatttagacataaaataatataacataattatttttttcgacatactatactatgatttatttagacatacaataatataacaattactttttacgacatactatactatgatctatttagacatacaatattataacataattacttttttcgacatactatactatgatttatttagacatacaatattataacaaaattacttttttcgacatactatactatgatttatttatacatacaataatataacataattactttttacgacatactatactatgatttatttagacatacaataatataacataattatttttttcgacatactatactatgatttatttagacatacaataatataacaattacttttttcgacatactatactatgatctatttagacatacaatattataacatatttacttttttatgacatactatactatgatttatttagacatacaatattataacataattacttttttatgacatactatactatgatttatttagacatacaatattataacataattactttttacgacatactatactatgatttatttagacataaaatataaaataattactttttacgacatactatactatgatttatttatacatacaataatataaaataattacttttttcgacatactatactatgatttatttagacatacaataatataacataattacttttttcgacatactatactatgatttatttagacataaaataattacttttttcgacatactatactatgatttatttagacataaaatataaaataattacttttttcgacatactatactatgatttatttatacatacaatattataacataattacttttttcgacatactatactatgatttatttagacatacaatattataacataattactttttacgacatactatactatgatttatttagacatacaatattataacaattacatttttcgacttactatactatgatttatttagacatacaatataaaataattacttttttcgacatactatactatgatttatttatacatacaataatataacataattacttgttacgacatactatactatgatttatttagacatacaatattataacaattacatttttcgacttactatactatgatttatttagacatacaatattataacataattactttttacgacatactatactatgatttatttagacataaaataatataacataattacttttttcgacatactatactatgatttatttagacatacaataatataacataattactttttacgacatactatactatgatttatttagaaataaaatataacataattactttttacgacatactatactatgatttatttatacatacaatattataacataattactttttacgacatactatactatgatttatttagacatacaataatataacataattactttttacgacatactataccatgatttatttagacatacaataatataacataattatttttttcgacatactatactatgatttatttagacatacaataatataacaattacttttttcgacatactatactatgatctatttagacatacaatattataacataattacttttttatgacatactatactatgatttatttagacatacaatattataacataattacttttttatgacatactatactatgatttatttagacatacaatattataacataattactttttacgacatactatactatgatttatttatacatacaataatataacataattactttttacgacatactatactatgatttatttatacataaaatattataacataattacttttttcgacatactatactatgatttatttagacatacaatataaaataattactttttacgacatactatactatgatttatttagacataaaatataaaataattactttttacgacatactatactatgatttatttagacatacaataatataaaataattacttttttcgacatactatactatgatttatttagacataaaatattataacataattacttttttcgacatactatactatgatttatttagacatacaataatataacataattacttttttcgacatactatactatgatttatttagacatacaataatataacataattacttttttcgacatactatactatgatttatttagacataaaataattacttttttcgacatactatactatgatttatttagacataaaatataaaataattacttttttcgacatactatactatgatttatttatacatacaatattataacataattacttttttcgacatactatactatgatttatttagacataaaataatataacataattactttttacgacatactatactatgatttatttagacatacaatattataacaattacatttttcgacttactatactatgatttatttagacatacaatataaaataattacttttttcgacatactatactatgatttatttatacatacaataatataacataattactttttacgacatactatactatgatttatttatacatacaatattataacaattacatttttcgacatactatactatgatttatttagacataaaataatataacataattacttttttcgacatactatactatgatttatttagacatacaataatataacataattactttttacgacatactatactatgatttatttagaaataaaatataacataattactttttacgacatactatactatgatttatttatacatacaatattataacataattacttttttcgacatactatactatgatttatttagacatacaataatataacataattactttttacgacatactatactatgatttatttatagatacaatattataacataattactttttacgacatactatactatgatttatttagacataaaataatataacataattacttttttcgacatactatactatgatttatttatacatacaataatataacaattactttttacgacatactatactatgatttatttagacataaaataatataacataattacttttttcgacatactatactatgatttatttagacatacaataatataacataattactttttacgacatactatactatgatttatttagaaataaaatataacataattactttttacgacatactatactatgatttatttatacatacaatattataacataattactttttacgacatactatactatgatttatttagacatacaataatataacataattactttttacgacatactataccatgatttatttagacatacaataatataacataattatttttttcgacatactatactatgatttatttagacatacaataatataacaattacttttttcgacatactatactatgatctatttagacatacaatattataacataattacttttttatgacatactatactatgatttatttagacatacaatattataacataattacttttttatgacatactatactatgatttatttagacatacaatattataacataattactttttacgacatactatactatgatttatttatacatacaataatataacataattactttttacgacatactatactatgatttatttatacataaaatattataacataattacttttttcgacatactatactatgatttatttagacatacaataatataaaataattacttttttcgacatactatactatgatttatttagacataaaatattataacataattacttttttcgacatactatactatgatttatttagacatacaataatataacataattacttttttcgacatactatactatgatttatttagacatacaataatataacataattacttttttcgacatactatactatgatttatttagacataaaataattacttttttcgacatactatactatgatttatttagacataaaatataaaataattacttttttcgacatactatactatgatttatttatacatacaatattataacataattacttttttcgacatactatactatgatttatttagacataaaataatataacataattactttttacgacatactatactatgatttatttagacatacaatattataacaattacatttttcgacttactatactatgatttatttagacatacaatataaaataattacttttttcgacatactatactatgatttatttatacatacaataatataacataattactttttacgacatactatactatgatttatttatacatacaatattataacaattacatttttcgacatactatactatgatttatttagacataaaataatataacataattacttttttcgacatactatactatgatttatttagacatacaataatataacataattactttttacgacatactatactatgatttatttagaaataaaatataacataattactttttacgacatactatactatgatttatttatacatacaatattataacataattacttttttcgacatactatactatgatttatttagacatacaataatataacataattactttttacgacatactatactatgatttatttatagatacaatattataacataattactttttacgacatactatactatgatttatttagacataaaataatataacataattacttttttcgacatactatactatgatttatttatacatacaataatataacaattactttttacgacatactatactatgatttatttagacataaaataatataacataattacttttttcgacatactatactatgatttatttatacatacaatattataacataattactttttacgacatactatactatgatttatttatacatacaataatataacataattatttttttcgacatactatactatgatttatttagacatacaataatataacaattacttttttcgacatactatactatgatttatttagacatacaatattataacataattacttttttcgacatactatactatgatttatttagacataaaatataaaataattactttttacgacatactatactatgatttatttagacatacaatattataacataattacttttttcgacatactatactatgatttatttagacatacaatattataacataattactttttacgacatactatactatgatttatttagacatacaatattataacataattactttttacgacatactatactatgatttatttagacatacaatattataacataattatttttttgacatactatattatgatttatttagacatacaatattataacataattacttttttcgacatactatactatgatttatttagacatacaataatataacataattacttttgtcgacatactatactaacTTTTTTGATAAAATATACTGACTTATTTTGACATAATATACTATGACCTATATGCTCTTACTTTTAATGACATTTGAGACTTTTTCCCCCACATACTATAACCATGTTTAAAGATGTtactgtcctttttaaaaacatactgTGGCAGGTTCCGGCTGTCACCGACGGGTTTCTCCCCCCAGCTCCAAAGGACGAGCACACGCTTGTGTATAGTCTGTAATGGTCTTTATTTTCCTGCAGactgtccctctgctctctccccGTCCTCCAGCCCTCttgatcccctgcagctgaggccaattaggcctcttcccAGCACCTGTTCCCCCAcgcccctccgcagctgagcctaaccacacatACTAGACCCTGACTTCTGTTTGCCTCTTAACGTACATAATATACAATATCATAATGATGTTTCTGacatttcttaatttctttCATGATATATTATGAAATGTGTCATGTCATTCATGACAAATCGTTTATGAAAATCCTCTTCATTGTTTATTCACATTCGGTTTTATGCCATAGCTGCATGCTTGCAGCAGCAGGTACAATTATTGGTATTACAGGTTTGTATTTGTTCCAGCAAATAGTGATGTGGCAGTATTCCTATATcatattgttgttttctgtaATTAACAACATTACTAACCTTGTTAAACAATATTACAAGAATTCAATTATTTAAGTTGACTTAATTGAGGAACTATTGTATTtggccatccatccatccattatcagctcttatccggggtcgggtcgcggtggcagcaggtccagcaggccgacccaggcttccctctcacccgcagcactttccagctcattctgggggatcccgaggcgttccaaggccagccgggagatataatccctccagcgtgtcctcggtcttccccggggcctcctaccagttggacgtgcccggaaaacctctaatgggaggcgtccaggaggcatcctgactagatgaaccacctcagctgactcctttggacacgaaggagcagcgactcgactccgagctcccccctgatgtccgagctccttaccctatctctaaggctgagcccggccaccctacggaggaagctcattttggccgcttgtatcccagatctcgttctttcggtcacgacccagagttcgtgaccataggtgagggttggaacgtagaccgaccagtaaatggagagctttgccttccggctcagctccctcttcactaagacggaccggtacagcgcctgttttactgctgcagccgcaccgatccgcctgtcgatctcccgctccaccttaccctcactcgtgaacaagaccccgagatacttgaactccttcgcttggggtaggcagtttgcccccacctggagggagcaatccgccggtttccggcagagcaccatggcctcagatttggaggtgctaactctcatccctgccgcttcgcactcggctgcaaaacgccccagtgaatgctggaggtcacggtccgaggaggcaaacaggaccacatcatccgcaaacagcagagaggcgatcccgagactcccgaaccggatcctctccgccccctggctgcgcctagatatcctgtccgtgaaggtcacgaacaggaccggtgataaagggcagccctggcggaggccaacacccaccgggaacgtgtctgacttactaccgaggagacgaacacagctcctactgcaggcgtacagagaccggatggcccgtgccaacgggtccggcaccccatactcccgcagcaccccccacaaaaacccccgagggacccggtcgaaagccttctccaggtctacaaagcacatgtaaactggttgggcaaactcccaggacccctccagtaatcttgcgagggtaaagagctggtccactgttccacgaccgggacgtaAACACCACGTCAGTTGGTCACGGGGCGTTGGATCCGGCCTccgggctccgggctccgggATCCGGGCTCCAGGCTGCTGCAGCTGCCAACAGGATTTACATGGAAAACAGCTTCAACTGCCGTCTCTCCTCATTTCAGAATCCAGTGGATGTGTCTGTGcacgcgcacatgcacatgtataTGTTGTGCTGCAGGCGGAGATCATTGCTCATTCAGCCATACACTCTTTAATCGTGACAATGCCCTGAATACAGACAGGATGTGTAAGGTGAACTGGATATTCAACTGTGTGATCATTTCTGACCTCATGAGAAACAAGAAGAGGTTCAGAGACTGAAGAAGGCCGGCTATCAGGCGCTATACGCCCTAAAGGTCATACTCTGACCCCTTCCCCCACATTAAGACTCTTAGTACTCCACAGCTCATTTGAacaggatctttttttttaaaatatgtcctTTTTTTGGTATAAACTGTCATTTGTGTTACTTCAGAGTTGAATTGTGTAACCTTCAATGTGAACACTGCATTCATATCactttggttgtgtttttttcaaggTTTTaccattaaaatatttaaagctATTGTACAACTCATGTAACAGCGACTGTATCAAAACAGCTCCCCTGGAGTCCGAAAGCTATAAAACTATTATATGGATCTtttatgttaaataataatatctaaCAATTCTGTGATTGTATTTCTATTGTAATCAAAGAAGCATGTCTGATCGTTGTCTCATATTTGcgtcttattttattttgaaattctgcagagtaaaagaaaaacaagatttgttttattttttatttaaaaatatttacacattgaATGAAATCAGAGAATAAGGTATATGCGTTCAATATATTCTGAAATATAGAGTTGTATCCAAATAAATAGGCTTACAATAAGAGAAATATGAGAATAAAGCACAGAAAACAATGAAGGACAATAACATCTTGTGCTGTTTGTACTCACCGCCTCGACACGTCATCCCCGTCCGCAGACAGaccctcctgccccccccccctcctcttgcTGTCATCCTTCAGCATGAATATAAgaacacatataaacataaatattatGCATGTTGACCACCAGCCGACGCACAGCTGCGCTGCCTCGTGGAGGCTGTGGCAGAGATATAGAACCAGAGTATTCATGTGAGCGGCATGTCTGACAGCTGCTGCGGCAAATGCGCAGTGAGGACAGGCGCGCGCCCGGCTCGAGCTCCGGCTGTGGAGTCGAATAAAGGGCCGCGCGTGACATGCTTTGACCCACGCGACGTCGTGGATGGTTCTGAGCAGATAACGACAGCTTTTAGTTCTGTTTGCTCCTCCAGTACAAAGCGCGTGGGAGGGCAGCGCCTCTCTCGAGCTGCGGTCACCCGGGGCCTCAAAGAGGGGATGCGGGGTCTTCGACCCGCATGGAGGCTCAGGTCTGGACCCGCATGGAGGCTCAGGTCTGGACCCGCATGGAGGCAAACCCCCCTTGTGTTTGTGATATCTGCTGATGTGAAACACGACATAAACACCACGTCAGTTGGTCACGGGGCGTTGGATCCGGCCTccgggctccgggctccgggctGCTGCAGCTGCCAACAGGATTTACATGGAATCCGGTGgatgtgtctgtgggtgtgcaCGCGCAGATGCACATGTATAAGTTGTGCTGCAGGCGGAGATCATTGCTCATTCAGGTCTGGAGGGGCAGACACACGGAGACTAGCGCACTGAACTGGTGCGTTTACAGCTCAGGTAATAATATAGTGTTGGTCAGAATAGACTATTTAACTACTGTGCTGTCAGTAGTAACACAACCAGGTCCAAGTTATTCATATCTATTTAGATACGTCAACATATTTACTTCACGGTCTAGAAGACTATCTGTGccatttggtgtttttttcaGAATCCGATTTGGTTTCAAATGCTTTAAATTCGACGATTATTGAGTGTAGCTTTAATTTGTGAGCGCAACTGGTAACATCTAAACggaattattataataattaccTTTTTAAGCCGGACAgacctcctttctttctccagcAGCCGTTAGCGAGCTCCCTGTGCCTTTTGGATGCACCTGTGCACGTTTGGAGAGGTGCATTTGGACCgcagctctctctcttctctggtTGGAGTCCGCTCATGAACATAGTTCCCTTCCCGTGTTTGTGGTCCAGTCCACCAGATAACGGTCTCTTTGACTCGTGAATACCACCAATGGGCTGTGTGGCCTCCCAGAGATGCCTCGAGGCTTGGCAGACGCACAACGGGCGAACGCGTCGGAGTGTTCCGGCTGACAATTGCTCTTCAGTCTCAACTGTATAAGTACTGGATGGGCCAGAATAAGTTGAACCAATAGGGGTGGCACATTGTGTATTTGAGGAGTGGGTTTTACAGTTTAATGCGAATGGCATGGAATTTAAAAATGGCAATTTGGAGCTTAATTGTATTTCGGGCCAAAGAGGCAATTTCTGAGTTCTGGGGGCCCAATGGGCTCCTTATAATTAATTTAGTGCAATGTGATCACCCCTACATGTTCATCATACATGGAAGTGTCCTTTTTTGCAGGGATTgctgggaagaagaaggaggctACCGAGGTTGGGACTTTGGAGAGGGAGGTGTAGCAACAACCACTCAAAGGTAAGACATCCTCTCTTCTGCTGCGGCCAAAGGTGCCCAAAGTCACTCCAGAGGCAGAGGAGACGAGACACTCACGTTTAGACCGAGGAAGGGACGTTTCCAGGTCCATTTCTGGTGTCTTTGCAGTGTGATAGAGCAGGGAGGGCCAGGCCACTGTGATGACAAGGAAACATGGACGCACGGCTAGGGGGAGCCATAGCTGGGCCGGGAGGCCGCTGCGGGCCCCGAGCCGCTAGCACGGGGTGGTGCTGTGCTTGTTTTAGTTGTCACAACCAGAACAACTCCGGAAGATACTTCATGTGTGCGTTAGCTTTCATAAATCAGTTAGTTTGAAATGCAGTGTGTTCCCTTCCTGAGAGCTGTAGAGAGAGCACCGAGTCACGCGCCGTGAAGAGGGGACGCACGGCACGCGCACCcggtgtgcacgtgtgcacgtGTCCGTGATGGACTATCAGGGACGCTCTCAACAGAACATAACGTGTACAATGCGGGTCGGCTAGCATTGCTGCTCTCTTAGGAAACATCCAAGATGGCCACTCCACTGCGGGGAAACAGGTGCGAGCAGGCCGGCACTTCCTGGTCTACCCGCAGAGCTGCGTTTGTTTACCAACAGTTGCGTTTGTTTACCAACAGCTGCGTTTGTTTACCAACAGTTGCGTTTGTTTACCAACAGCTGCGTTTGTTTACCAACAGCTGCGTTTGTTTACCAACAGCTGCGTGTGTTTACCACCAACACATCAACACAGAAGCTTCAGGCCCTCACTGAGGTGCTTTAACAAGGCCATGCTGCTGGAGAGCAGTGATTGCACAAGAGCTGGATTTGGGCTTATTGCTTGgtcttaaaatatataatgtgcGGGTGAAGATTCAATCTAGTGATTTAATTCAATGTCTGTTGTCGGATTCACAAATCATCAGATTTGTTTGTACATTTAGCTCAGATTAAAACATGTATCTATAATTAATGGTATGGTTCCAGAGAGGTAACTTTAATTATAAAATGATGAAAGTTAAATTAACTGTAACCCTTTCATTACCTCTCCTCTTGCAGATTGTCGTGTTGAGACTTGGAGCATTTCTGTGAAAACAGGAACACACGTGTGAATTTAGCATCTTACACAgatttcatctcattttacaACACATTGTATGTGTAGGTTTCACtagtatttaaataaagttaaacatGCTCATTTTTTCATTGAATTTGTGCATTCCATCACAGTTAATCTGAAGTTTAAGGGTTAAATCCAGCTCCAGAGCTTTTAGTCCACAGTGATGGTGCTGAAATCCGATGGTGGATGTTATAGGTTGAATTACTGCCCCCCTCTGGTGGATACGGGTatatcaaaaacacacaacctaTTCAGCAGGGTCTGTCTCAAGGCCTGTTTGAACGTGCATGGCCTTGTTGTCATCAGCTGTGTGGGTCCCCAGAGTCAGCACCACACCCGTTGTTGTGATTGGCTGTGTGGTAATTGGCCTGCTAGCATCTCGCGAGCTTCCATCGCTGCTGCTGAGGAGCTATCGGCTCTGTCCATAGAAACACACCCAGAGCAGCCTGGTGCTGAATGAAGCTCCTCACACAAGAGGCTGTTAACTCCTTCACTGCTTTAAAAACTGCAACTAGCAAGAGACAAGAATCTGttcacttcctggttcatgAGGTTCTGAATCCAAATCTGTACTTTATCAACTTGTTTTCATTGTGTCCCCGTTTGTCTGTTTCAGGAATCACCCTGATCAGGACCACCGGCTCTGAACAGTCTTCAGGACCAGGAGAAGACACGAGAGTCCGTGTAAGAAGCCACGAGAAATGTCCGGCTGAGAGGAGCTGAAATAATCCGATGAGCTTCTGTAGAGCGTCTCAGTCCGATGTTCTGGTTTCTAGTCCATCGGTCTTCATACTGTTGGTCGAGCTGAGCCTGGAGACCAGAACAATGGACACTATCCCTTTTTCATGGCTGTCAAATTAGTTCTGCACATGGATTTATGAAGTGAAATCCCATAACTGACTTTTTTGATTCATCTTTTTGGTCATGAAATATCCCATTATAGTTTCACGGAGCCTTGAATTGCTTTTTTTCTACTAGCAGTATGACCAATTGCTAATTTAATACAATTTCTGACAAAACAAGCGTGTAATCCTCCCATCTGAACGGCTGgtggcctttttttattttttacagtgaATGAAATCAATTTCAAAATTGCTTCACTGCTTGGTGATTAATCAACAACTTGTTTCAACTGTCAttataatatacagtaatataGTATTATTACTGGGGTTAAAAGCAACATGGCTCCCTCCACAGCCACACAACACACGGTCAAACCTCCCCAGGCCTTTAATGCTCCACTTGAACCAACAGATGTGTCTGCAGCATCAACTCTAATAACTAATAAACTGATCTTTCTTTGTCACAGACGCAACATCTGCCCCACCCCGAACAGCATGATGGAAGAGGAGATCCTTGAGGACCAGTCCAAGCTGAAGCAGGGCCTGATCAAAGCCATTCAGTGTGTGGCCACCATCTCCTCGGCAGCAGCCGTGATTAACCCCATTTTTGGCTTGGCCGGCTCCCTGCTCCGGGTGGTGCTGCACCACATCGACGACGAGGAGATACGCACCCTGAAGCGCGAGTTCGGCTCAGTCAGCGGGTCGATAGACAAGCTCTCGAAGATGCACCAAAGCGCGCTGTTGCAGATCAAGAAGGAAACGCTGGACGGGCAGTACTGCCGCGTGGAGGAGAACCTGAAGAACCAGTTCAGAAAGTTCATGGAGCTGGTGGAGGCGCGGCCGCAGCACTGCGAGCGCAAGAAGGACGACTTCGAGGAGAGCTATTCCAACGACATGGGGGACCAGAACCTGCACACGCTCTACGACGGCGTGGTGGGCAAGCCGAAGCTCTTCAGCAGACCGATCCTGGAGGTGTACCTGAAGCACTCGCATGGCGACCGCAGCAAGATGGAGCACCTCTGCACGCGCCTCACCTACCTGTTCTGCATCGG encodes:
- the LOC117728279 gene encoding protein rapunzel-like → MMEEEILEDQSKLKQGLIKAIQCVATISSAAAVINPIFGLAGSLLRVVLHHIDDEEIRTLKREFGSVSGSIDKLSKMHQSALLQIKKETLDGQYCRVEENLKNQFRKFMELVEARPQHCERKKDDFEESYSNDMGDQNLHTLYDGVVGKPKLFSRPILEVYLKHSHGDRSKMEHLCTRLTYLFCIGLIALMGYAIVIGDDEKGLREEWAKKMEHVQEKMQEALSRCK